The DNA sequence ATATATACAgcaatttaattattattattattattgaaaactaagagaaaacaatatatgcatataattttaaattatcatataaaataatactaatactaccactaataataataataataataataataataataataataataatacaaaaaaacatTGATAGCTAGATATAAGATGGAGTCATTGAGAAATATTGGACACGGAGATAAAATGAATTTACTTGCCATTCTTTTTTCATTTGggctaaattatattttttagttccatgtattatttttttaattttatttcttatattttaaaaagttataattttgcattttttatttattgatttttaatggTAAAATATGTGAATATAGCTAGCGCAAAAAGACACCATAATATGAgttaaattgtatattttgaaaaaaagaagtaTACTTAAAAACTTACAAATAGTTTAAAAGATTAATTCTTTTACAAATAGTGGAACGAGAGAGAGGTAAAATATTTTTCGGGTTGTTTTCAACCACCACTGTTAAGATTTTAGAAACTTCTAAATTTCATGAAAAGGTTAAATCTTACGAACAAccattttttatgattattttttccaaacatctaaatattatttttacttatttttttaagtattttctaCACAATACTGTATATATTTCAGGGTTTGTAAAGTAAAACGAAAATTGTAAACAGATAGACAAACCAAAGTTAACTTTAAAAGCTGAAATTTCTTAACTAAAAAACTCAAAAAAAGGTAATACATTTTTTAGCAGATAACTATCTATATCATTTTAAGTTGCATGATAAAAATGTCAAAAAGATatgtaaaaaaatgaaatatgattCAAAAATACCAATTACATGTTTATTTTATAACTGACACTTAAATGatgaatataattttaagtaaaatattaCTTTCACAACAGAGcgaaaaaaacaattatatgatgtgacaattttaaaattatttattttttttataaatattatatttaaataattattttgtcaGTTGTAATTTAATACATTCTAAACATATCAACACCCTTAATTTTAAGttgtatcataatttttttttaaaaagtcaatctaaataaaattttggtaTTTATATGTCTATATGTAAACAAAGTTAATATTTGTTCGAATAATGGTTATATTATATGTACTCCTCAAGGgattaatgataaaattatgCCCAAAAAGCTTTAAAACatgaattttgttaaaaatttaaaacattatattaggaaatatatttattaattaaatacttagtaaaaattaaataatatatatttagaaatttaattgaataattaattaattgaataattatcatttaattattaatatttgttaaCTATTAAAGTATTTATTAACTAAATAATTACAAGTTGGTATTTACAACCTTTAAATTACCTATTTAatcattatagtttaaaaaattatctgtAGCCAGCTTATGAATATAGGGGCAAGTGGATggaatattgttttttttataaaagaaaaaaaatctccaAAAGAagtaaataataaagtttgttgcaTGATTTTTTTATGAGTAATAATAATACATTGTCACTCTCATTTTtcacttaaatattttattatagaaaaccattttcaaataaaaagtctcaattttttttcccttttttgcATAGGTGAGTGCTATAAATTCACAGCCATTGGCACGCATTTTCCAGAAACGTTAAACAACATGGCATCATCACTATCCTTCTCCAAACTTTCTCTGTTGCTTTTGTtcgcatcattttctttctcctATGCAACTTCTCGCTTCTCTCATCACCCTGCATACCCAACACAAACATCAAAAGCAGAAAAACTCATAAGAAGCCTCAACCTATTCCCAAAGGAACCCTTCAACAGCATTGAAGGTGACCATGAAGGTTTTGTCCCTGGTAAGATCGTGGAGAAGAAGTTCTCGTTTCTTGGTGATTCTGGGCCATCTGTTGAAGACCTTGGTCACCATGCAGGCTACTATTCACTTCCTCATTCCAAAGCTGCAAGGTAAATACAAAATGTATATGCTTGTGGATATATAATTTTCGTTAGATGCAATATCTAACTTATCATTAACtgcaaaatgttttttttttgtgtggcATGCAGGATGTTCTACTTTTTATTTGAATCACGAAGCAGTAAGGATGATCCTGTTGTCGTATGGTTGACTGGAGGACCAGGGTGTGGAAGTGAATTAGCTTTGTTTtatgaaaatggtccttttcaTATTACCAATAACTTGTCTCTTACATGGAATCAATACGGCTGGGATCAGGTCACTTTATTCAACTTTCATGTTTCGTTTATTGAAAGTGTTATGAAGttacaccatttttttttctggttttatCAACAAGTTGTGTTTTCTGATTTTGCAGGcatcaaatattatatttgttgacCAACCTACAGGTACAGGTTTTAGTTACTCTTCTGATATCAATGACCTTCGCTCAGATGAAACCGGTGTTAGCATTGATTTATATGACTTCTTGCAGGTAACAATGATAAAGTCCCTTCTTTCATTCCATTAATCCGAATATACATAATAGCTGTGTATACTGAATTAATTTTACTATAATGTCAGGAGTTTTTCAAGTCTCATCCTGAGTTGGTTAAGAATGACTTTTATATCACTGGAGAATCATACGCTGGACACTATATTCCTGCAATTGCATCACGGATCAAccaacaaaataaaatgaaacatgGAATCCATATAAACCTCAAGGTCTTACACTATTTCtagtttaataatttatattacatATGATGTATATGATTGAGCAaggataataaataattattactttGTCTTGGTTTTGCTTCtattgatttgtttgatataatgACAGGGTATTGCTATTGGTAATGGGTATACATATCCTGCAATTCAATACCTAGCATACCCACAATTTGCGTTAGAAAACGGACTAATTACCAAGAAAGAGGCAGATGATATCAGCAAGTTAATCCCACACTGTGAAGAAGCTGCTAAAATCTGCGGTAGCGAGTTCTTTTCCATTCATCACTCACTGAACATCTTTTCTACTGATGTATATTGTTTCACTGTGTGATGTTGTTTGCGTTTTTATTTTCAGAATCTCATGGTGGAGTAACTTGTGAGAATGCATATGATAGTTGTGAAGAAATCTTCGATAGAATATTGACCATTGATGCTGATATTAATGTAAGTTATATATCCTGAAAGAACAGTAGCTGTTTGAGAAAAATGATGT is a window from the Phaseolus vulgaris cultivar G19833 unplaced genomic scaffold, P. vulgaris v2.0 scaffold_590, whole genome shotgun sequence genome containing:
- the LOC137817679 gene encoding serine carboxypeptidase-like, which translates into the protein MASSLSFSKLSLLLLFASFSFSYATSRFSHHPAYPTQTSKAEKLIRSLNLFPKEPFNSIEGDHEGFVPGKIVEKKFSFLGDSGPSVEDLGHHAGYYSLPHSKAARMFYFLFESRSSKDDPVVVWLTGGPGCGSELALFYENGPFHITNNLSLTWNQYGWDQASNIIFVDQPTGTGFSYSSDINDLRSDETGVSIDLYDFLQEFFKSHPELVKNDFYITGESYAGHYIPAIASRINQQNKMKHGIHINLKGIAIGNGYTYPAIQYLAYPQFALENGLITKKEADDISKLIPHCEEAAKICESHGGVTCENAYDSCEEIFDRILTIDADINYYDIRKKCVGALCYDFSNVEKLLNQENVKSALGVGKGLKFVSCSTAVYDVLRQDAIKNLAVGIPGLLEDGIKVLVYAGEKDLICNWIGNLMWVHAMNWPGQKAFAASPTVKFVVDGAEAGSLNSFGPLSFLKVHDAGHLVPMDQPKVALQMLKSWMGGKLINAPADD